One genomic window of Camelina sativa cultivar DH55 chromosome 5, Cs, whole genome shotgun sequence includes the following:
- the LOC104786988 gene encoding putative glycine-rich cell wall structural protein 1 — translation MEVQRRNIMFLLFLLSLLIHTQIQTVGSTDQASLASIDLKRHDHFTVETMSFPTDFVRRQLAGGGGSSGGGGGTRGGSSGGGSSGGGSRGSGSSGASGGGSSNRGGGGGSGGNKGGKGGGGGGGRGGRGNGDVEDGDSGGGSGNSRGGGQQVPVVPSGTFPSDGVRLQYSLVLFIFTACLISYHLLDSKFYIFFFS, via the coding sequence atggAAGTCCAAAGGCGTAACATAATGTTTCTTCTATTCCTCCTATCCCTCCTCATTCATACGCAAATCCAAACCGTTGGTTCAACTGATCAAGCCTCTCTCGCATCTATTGATCTAAAACGTCATGATCACTTTACTGTAGAAACGATGTCGTTTCCTACTGATTTTGTGCGAAGACAGCTAGCCGGTGGAGGTGGTAGcagcggcggtggtggtggcaCTCGAGGTGGTTCTTCAGGTGGAGGCAGTAGTGGTGGAGGAAGTCGCGGAAGTGGAAGCAGTGGAGCAAGTGGAGGAGGAAGCTCAAACCGTGGTGGCGGTGGTGGATCCGGAGGAAATAAGGGTGGCAAAGGTGGAGGGGGTGGCGGAGGCCGTGGCGGTCGCGGTAATGGTGATGTAGAGGATGGTGATAGTGGAGGCGGTAGCGGAAATAGTAGAGGTGGAGGACAACAAGTTCCCGTAGTTCCAAGTGGCACATTTCCAAGCGATGGTGTCCGACTTCAATATTCTTTAGTATTGTTCATCTTCACGGCGTGTTTAATTAGTTATCATTTATTAGActcaaaattttacatttttttctttagttga